Proteins encoded by one window of Xanthomonas sp. DAR 80977:
- a CDS encoding aldo/keto reductase codes for MLHTRELGRSGLHAAPLAFGGNVFGWSADAKTSFALLDAFVDAGFNLIDTADAYAAWVPGNRGGESETIIGQWLKRSGKRDKVLLATKVGKWAERPGLSADNIAAAVEESLQRLQTDVIDLYQAHEDDESVPLEASLAAFGRLIEQGKVRAIGASNYSAERLAEALKVSAQYGLPRYETLQPEYNLYDRAGYEAGLEPLVREQGLGTICYYALARGFLSGKYRSAADAAKSQARGDSVVARYLNARGLRILAALDDIAGKHAATPTQVALAWLIARPGIAAPIASATSIEQLQQLLAAARLALSADDIAQLDTASKETP; via the coding sequence ATGCTGCACACGCGCGAACTCGGCCGTTCCGGCCTGCACGCCGCGCCGCTCGCATTCGGCGGCAATGTGTTCGGCTGGAGTGCCGACGCCAAGACCTCCTTCGCCTTGCTCGACGCCTTCGTCGACGCGGGCTTCAACCTGATCGACACCGCCGATGCGTATGCGGCCTGGGTGCCCGGCAACCGCGGCGGCGAGTCGGAAACCATCATCGGCCAGTGGCTCAAGCGCAGCGGCAAGCGCGACAAGGTGCTGCTGGCGACCAAGGTCGGCAAGTGGGCCGAACGCCCCGGCCTGTCCGCCGACAACATCGCCGCGGCGGTGGAGGAATCGCTGCAGCGCCTGCAGACCGACGTGATCGATCTGTACCAGGCGCACGAGGACGACGAGTCGGTGCCGCTGGAGGCCTCGCTGGCCGCGTTCGGGCGGCTGATCGAACAAGGCAAGGTGCGCGCGATCGGCGCCTCCAACTACAGCGCCGAACGCCTGGCCGAGGCGCTGAAGGTGTCGGCGCAATACGGCTTGCCGCGCTACGAGACCCTGCAGCCCGAGTACAACCTGTACGACCGCGCCGGCTACGAAGCCGGGCTGGAACCGCTGGTGCGCGAACAGGGCCTGGGCACGATCTGCTACTACGCGCTGGCGCGCGGCTTCCTCAGCGGCAAGTACCGCAGCGCCGCCGATGCCGCCAAGAGCCAGGCGCGCGGCGACAGCGTGGTCGCACGCTACCTCAACGCGCGCGGCCTGCGCATCCTGGCCGCGCTCGACGACATCGCCGGCAAGCATGCAGCCACGCCGACACAAGTGGCCCTGGCGTGGCTGATCGCGCGTCCCGGCATCGCCGCGCCGATCGCCAGCGCGACCAGCATCGAGCAGTTGCAGCAGCTGTTGGCCGCCGCGCGCCTGGCGCTGTCGGCCGACGACATCGCGCAACTGGATACCGCCAGCAAGGAAACCCCATGA
- a CDS encoding RtcB family protein, translating to MSIQNYELLHAEGSATPIKGWVRGVPLEAQAHEQLRNIAAIPFVGPWVAVMPDVHLGKGATVGSVIPTRGAIIPAAVGVDIGCGMAAVRTTLRASDLPDNLAQLRSSIERSVPVGNGRGGEHRKLPDSIATRIAQSGLVERLDTIKARHRRIRTDKLDCQIGTLGGGNHFIEVCLDESDAVWVMLHSGSRGTGNLIGSYFIEQAREQLAHRVLGFHLPDKDLAFFMEGEPLFDDYVEAVSWAQDYARENREAMMARVLAEMRHRLPKFQLEKLAVNCHHNYVQKETHAGEELLVTRKGAVSARAGELGIIPGSMGAKSFIVRGLGNGDSFHSCSHGAGRVMSRTAARQQITLAQHREATAHVECRKDAAVIDESPAAYKSIDAVMAAQRDLVEVVHTLRQVLCVKG from the coding sequence ATGAGTATCCAGAACTACGAATTGCTGCACGCCGAAGGCAGCGCCACGCCGATCAAGGGCTGGGTGCGCGGCGTGCCGCTGGAAGCGCAGGCCCACGAGCAGCTGCGCAACATCGCCGCGATCCCGTTCGTGGGGCCGTGGGTGGCGGTGATGCCCGACGTGCACCTGGGCAAGGGCGCGACCGTGGGCTCGGTGATCCCGACCCGCGGCGCGATCATCCCGGCGGCGGTCGGCGTGGACATCGGCTGCGGCATGGCCGCGGTGCGCACCACGCTGCGCGCATCCGACTTGCCCGACAACCTGGCGCAGTTGCGCTCCAGCATCGAGCGCAGCGTGCCGGTGGGCAACGGCCGCGGCGGCGAACACCGCAAGCTGCCCGACAGCATCGCCACGCGCATCGCGCAGTCCGGGCTGGTGGAGCGCCTGGACACGATCAAGGCCAGGCACCGCCGGATCCGCACCGACAAGCTGGACTGCCAGATCGGCACGCTCGGCGGCGGCAACCACTTCATCGAAGTGTGCCTGGACGAGAGCGATGCGGTGTGGGTGATGCTGCACAGCGGCTCGCGCGGCACCGGCAACCTGATCGGCAGCTACTTCATCGAGCAGGCGCGCGAGCAGCTGGCGCACCGCGTGCTCGGCTTCCACCTGCCGGACAAGGACCTGGCGTTCTTCATGGAAGGCGAGCCCTTGTTCGACGACTACGTGGAGGCGGTGTCCTGGGCGCAGGACTACGCACGCGAGAACCGCGAGGCGATGATGGCGCGGGTGCTGGCGGAGATGCGCCACCGCCTGCCGAAGTTCCAGCTGGAGAAGCTGGCGGTGAACTGCCACCACAACTACGTGCAGAAGGAAACGCACGCCGGCGAGGAACTGCTGGTGACCCGCAAGGGCGCGGTCAGCGCGCGTGCCGGCGAGCTGGGCATCATTCCCGGCAGCATGGGCGCGAAGAGTTTCATCGTGCGCGGGCTCGGCAATGGCGACAGCTTCCACAGCTGCAGCCACGGCGCCGGCCGGGTGATGAGCCGTACCGCCGCGCGCCAGCAGATCACCCTGGCCCAGCACCGCGAGGCCACCGCGCACGTGGAATGCCGCAAGGATGCGGCGGTGATCGACGAATCGCCGGCGGCGTACAAGTCGATCGACGCGGTGATGGCCGCGCAGCGCGATCTGGTGGAAGTGGTGCACACGCTGCGCCAGGTGTTGTGCGTGAAGGGCTGA
- a CDS encoding slipin family protein encodes MFWTKRVVIGDSERGLMYRNRRFERVLAPGVYRLFDPAQRIEVKTFNIAVPEYAGSDVEALIARLGAQLHEVFVLADLGSDEVGLVFKQGKLEDVLAPGTRRLYWRGLIAVEVARLPLGESLELPADVAQRLRQLGVLSRVAVALEVPAESAGLVFVDGRLQQTLAPGHYAFWNFRKNIVAEVIELRIQSVEVSGQELLTRDKVSLRVNLAASMRVADPVAARTRVAKYGDQLYRELQYGLRRAVSAKTLDELLGDKASLDADIFGYVREQVAGFGIEVLGVGVKDVILPGEMKEILNAVVQAEKSAQANVIRRREEANATRSLLNTAKLIEDNPVLMRLKELEALEKVTEKIDKLTVFGGLDGVLKQLVTMK; translated from the coding sequence ATGTTCTGGACCAAGCGGGTCGTGATCGGCGATAGCGAGCGCGGCCTGATGTATCGCAACCGGCGTTTCGAGCGCGTGCTTGCGCCCGGCGTCTACCGTCTGTTCGACCCGGCGCAGCGCATCGAGGTGAAGACCTTCAATATCGCCGTGCCGGAATACGCCGGCAGCGATGTCGAAGCGCTGATCGCGCGCCTGGGCGCGCAGTTGCACGAGGTGTTCGTGCTGGCCGACCTGGGCAGCGACGAGGTCGGCCTGGTGTTCAAGCAGGGCAAGCTCGAAGACGTGCTGGCGCCCGGAACGCGCCGGTTGTACTGGCGCGGGCTGATCGCGGTGGAGGTAGCGCGCCTGCCGTTGGGCGAGAGCCTGGAGCTGCCGGCGGACGTGGCCCAGCGGCTGCGCCAGCTCGGCGTGCTGTCGCGCGTTGCGGTGGCGCTGGAGGTTCCGGCCGAGTCGGCGGGACTGGTGTTCGTCGACGGGCGCCTGCAGCAGACCCTGGCGCCGGGCCACTACGCGTTCTGGAACTTCCGCAAGAACATCGTCGCGGAGGTGATCGAACTGCGGATCCAGTCGGTGGAGGTGTCCGGGCAGGAGCTGTTGACCCGCGACAAGGTCAGCCTGCGCGTCAACCTGGCCGCCAGCATGCGCGTCGCCGACCCGGTCGCCGCGCGCACGCGGGTGGCCAAGTACGGCGACCAGCTGTACCGCGAGCTGCAGTACGGCTTGCGCCGTGCGGTCTCGGCGAAGACGCTGGACGAGTTGCTCGGCGACAAGGCCTCGCTGGATGCGGACATCTTCGGCTACGTGCGCGAGCAGGTCGCCGGTTTCGGCATCGAGGTGCTGGGCGTCGGGGTCAAGGACGTGATCCTGCCCGGCGAGATGAAGGAGATCCTCAACGCGGTGGTGCAGGCGGAGAAGTCGGCGCAGGCCAACGTGATCCGCCGGCGCGAGGAGGCCAACGCCACGCGTTCGCTGCTCAACACCGCCAAGCTGATCGAGGACAACCCGGTGCTGATGCGGCTGAAGGAGCTGGAGGCGCTGGAGAAGGTCACCGAGAAGATCGACAAGCTCACCGTGTTCGGCGGCCTGGATGGCGTGCTGAAGCAGTTGGTGACGATGAAGTAG
- a CDS encoding pseudouridine synthase — protein MLIAFNKPFNVLCQFTDRSEPPRRTLAEFGLPAGVYAAGRLDYDSEGLLLLTDDGALAHRYTDPRHKQPKTYWVQVEGVPQPEQLQRLRDGVVLNDGPTAPAQASVLETAPDLWPRDPPVRFRKTVPDAWLQIVLREGRNRQVRRMTAAVGLPTLRLVRAAIGAHRLEGLAPGAWRAL, from the coding sequence ATGCTGATCGCGTTCAACAAGCCGTTCAATGTGCTGTGCCAGTTCACCGACCGCAGCGAACCGCCGCGGCGCACGCTGGCGGAGTTCGGCCTGCCCGCCGGCGTGTATGCGGCAGGCAGGCTGGACTACGACAGCGAAGGCCTGCTGCTGCTCACCGACGACGGCGCGCTGGCGCACCGCTACACCGATCCGCGGCACAAGCAACCGAAGACGTATTGGGTGCAGGTGGAGGGCGTGCCGCAGCCGGAGCAGTTGCAGCGCCTGCGCGATGGCGTGGTGTTGAACGACGGCCCGACCGCGCCGGCCCAGGCCAGCGTGCTGGAGACGGCGCCGGACCTGTGGCCGCGCGATCCGCCGGTGCGCTTCCGCAAGACGGTGCCCGATGCGTGGCTGCAGATCGTGTTGCGCGAAGGGCGCAACCGCCAGGTGCGGCGCATGACCGCGGCGGTCGGCCTGCCGACCTTGCGTTTGGTGCGCGCGGCGATCGGCGCGCACCGGCTGGAGGGGCTGGCGCCGGGCGCGTGGCGGGCGCTGTAG
- a CDS encoding NADP-dependent oxidoreductase has protein sequence MSTASHTTRVVLASRPQGAPTAQNFRIEQAPLAPPGPGQVLLRNRWLSLDPYMRGRMSDAPSYAPPVQLGEVMVGSTVAEVLESHHPDLKPGDLVLVQSGGWQTHLVADGAGLRRKLDPQSPLPPSTALGVYGMPGFTAYAGLHEIGKPQSGETVAVAAATGPVGASVAQIARLRGAKVIAIAGGADKCRYLREELGVDVALDHRAADFAEQLRAAAKDGIDVYFENVGGHVFDAVLPLLNDFARVPVCGTIATYNKRDELPPGPDRVPALMNQVLRQRLTLRGFIVGDFVKLYPEFLREMGAWLADGRVRYREHVVHGLENAPQAFIDMLGGGNFGKLVVKLDESRD, from the coding sequence ATGAGCACCGCGTCCCATACCACCCGCGTGGTCCTGGCCTCGCGCCCGCAGGGCGCGCCGACCGCGCAGAACTTCCGCATCGAACAGGCGCCACTGGCTCCGCCCGGCCCCGGCCAGGTGCTGCTGCGCAACCGCTGGCTGTCGCTGGATCCGTACATGCGCGGGCGCATGAGCGATGCGCCGTCCTACGCGCCGCCGGTGCAGCTGGGCGAGGTGATGGTCGGCAGCACCGTCGCCGAAGTGCTGGAATCGCATCATCCCGATCTCAAGCCCGGCGACCTGGTGCTGGTGCAGAGCGGCGGCTGGCAGACGCACCTGGTCGCCGATGGCGCCGGCCTGCGGCGCAAGCTCGATCCGCAGTCGCCGCTGCCGCCGAGCACCGCGCTCGGCGTCTACGGCATGCCCGGCTTCACCGCCTACGCCGGCCTGCACGAGATCGGCAAGCCGCAGAGCGGCGAGACCGTGGCGGTCGCCGCCGCCACCGGCCCGGTCGGCGCCAGCGTGGCGCAGATCGCCCGGTTGCGCGGCGCCAAGGTCATCGCCATCGCCGGCGGCGCCGACAAATGCCGCTACCTGCGCGAGGAACTGGGCGTGGACGTGGCGCTGGACCACCGCGCTGCGGATTTCGCCGAGCAACTGCGCGCCGCGGCGAAGGACGGCATCGACGTCTACTTCGAGAACGTCGGCGGGCACGTGTTCGACGCGGTGCTGCCGCTGCTCAACGATTTCGCGCGGGTACCGGTGTGCGGCACCATCGCCACCTACAACAAGCGTGATGAATTGCCGCCGGGACCGGACCGCGTGCCGGCGTTGATGAACCAGGTGCTGCGCCAGCGGCTGACCTTGCGCGGCTTCATCGTCGGCGATTTCGTCAAACTCTATCCGGAGTTTCTGCGCGAGATGGGCGCATGGCTGGCCGACGGCCGGGTGCGCTATCGCGAGCATGTCGTGCACGGGCTGGAGAACGCGCCGCAGGCCTTCATCGACATGCTCGGCGGCGGCAACTTCGGCAAGCTGGTGGTGAAGCTGGATGAGAGCCGGGATTAG
- the pcaD gene encoding 3-oxoadipate enol-lactonase, with amino-acid sequence MPFLELPTHRLHYRIDGGEGRPWLTFCNSLGADLHMWDAQIDALAPYYRVLRYDRRGHGASSAAPGPYRIEDLAGDVLALLDALSVERTHFCGLSIGGLTGQWLGIHAGARLHTLTVCATAARIGTADGWQARIAQVRADGLAPLLAGTRERWFTPAFAEMQPATVEALMASFLSTDAQAYAACCEALAGADFRGALGEIDTPLLALAGHDDPVCPPDDLQAIATQAARGSFAQVHGRHLCNVESPHAFNDALLRFLLQ; translated from the coding sequence ATGCCCTTCCTCGAACTTCCGACGCATCGCCTGCACTACCGCATCGACGGCGGCGAAGGCCGACCCTGGCTGACCTTCTGCAATTCGCTGGGCGCCGACCTGCACATGTGGGACGCGCAGATCGACGCGCTGGCGCCGTACTACCGGGTGTTGCGCTACGACCGCCGCGGCCACGGCGCCTCGAGCGCGGCGCCGGGGCCGTATCGGATCGAGGACCTGGCTGGCGATGTGCTGGCGCTGCTCGACGCGTTGTCGGTCGAGCGCACCCATTTCTGCGGACTGTCGATCGGCGGGCTGACCGGGCAGTGGCTGGGCATCCACGCCGGCGCGCGCCTGCACACGCTGACCGTGTGCGCGACCGCGGCCAGGATCGGCACCGCGGACGGCTGGCAGGCGCGCATCGCGCAGGTGCGTGCCGACGGCCTGGCGCCGCTGCTCGCCGGCACCCGCGAACGCTGGTTCACCCCGGCCTTCGCCGAGATGCAGCCGGCGACGGTCGAGGCGCTCATGGCGAGCTTCCTGAGCACCGATGCGCAGGCCTATGCGGCCTGCTGCGAGGCATTGGCCGGCGCCGACTTCCGCGGCGCCCTGGGCGAGATCGACACGCCGCTGCTGGCGCTGGCCGGACACGACGACCCGGTGTGCCCGCCGGACGATCTGCAGGCGATCGCCACGCAGGCGGCGCGCGGCAGCTTCGCCCAGGTGCATGGCCGGCACCTGTGCAACGTGGAATCGCCGCACGCCTTCAACGACGCGCTGCTGCGCTTCCTGCTGCAATAG
- a CDS encoding class I SAM-dependent methyltransferase, protein MTLRTTLACACTLAIAATLAIPTAQAIKPADSATLPAPDAALQAAIDGSWRDRVYVARDAYRHPGQTLAFFGIAPTQTVIEITPGGGWYSEILAPYLRERGQYIAAVVDPAAVPEGRGREYQQKARTTLEQKFAAAPAQYDHAKLVAYSPTAPVFGPAGSADLVLTFRNVHNWRVSGQAEGMFKGFYQVLKPGGVLGVVEHRAKADVPADDKSGYVGQAQVIAMAEAAGFTLAGKSEVNANPRDTKDYPGGVWTLPPSNDHAAADDAKYKAIGESDRMTLKFVKR, encoded by the coding sequence ATGACCCTTCGAACCACGCTTGCCTGCGCCTGTACCCTGGCCATCGCCGCGACGCTGGCGATCCCGACCGCGCAGGCGATCAAGCCCGCCGACAGCGCGACGTTGCCGGCACCGGATGCGGCGCTGCAGGCGGCCATCGACGGCAGCTGGCGCGACCGCGTCTACGTCGCGCGCGATGCCTATCGGCACCCGGGGCAGACCCTGGCGTTCTTCGGCATCGCGCCGACCCAGACGGTGATCGAGATCACCCCCGGCGGCGGCTGGTATTCGGAAATCCTGGCGCCGTACCTGCGCGAGCGCGGCCAGTACATCGCCGCGGTGGTCGATCCGGCGGCGGTGCCGGAAGGGCGCGGCCGCGAGTATCAGCAGAAGGCGCGCACGACGCTGGAACAGAAGTTCGCCGCCGCGCCGGCGCAGTACGACCACGCCAAGCTGGTGGCGTATTCGCCGACCGCGCCGGTGTTCGGTCCGGCCGGCTCGGCCGACCTGGTGCTGACCTTCCGCAACGTGCACAACTGGCGCGTGTCCGGCCAGGCCGAGGGCATGTTCAAGGGCTTCTACCAGGTGCTCAAGCCCGGTGGCGTGCTCGGCGTGGTCGAACACCGCGCCAAGGCCGACGTGCCGGCCGACGACAAGAGCGGTTACGTCGGCCAGGCGCAGGTGATCGCGATGGCCGAGGCGGCCGGCTTCACGCTGGCCGGCAAGAGCGAGGTCAACGCCAACCCGCGCGACACCAAGGACTACCCGGGCGGCGTGTGGACGCTGCCGCCGAGCAACGACCACGCTGCAGCCGACGACGCCAAGTACAAGGCGATCGGCGAGAGCGACCGGATGACGCTGAAGTTCGTCAAGCGCTGA
- a CDS encoding nuclear transport factor 2 family protein, whose amino-acid sequence MKIRLHAYLLALLLAFPAASAFAQTAVTANPNHQQLLQGSDWRTTANKRLVYDFWRIVFEAGHTEYAPMYMAKDYIQHNPTVANGRDAFLQFLTAFVKPQPIQPRVQLPLVAILAEGDYVTLVSVRTLPDPKDATKTYTTTWFDMFRIQNGKIQEHWDPATK is encoded by the coding sequence ATGAAAATCCGCCTGCATGCGTATCTGCTCGCCTTGCTGCTCGCGTTCCCCGCCGCGTCGGCGTTCGCGCAAACCGCGGTCACCGCCAATCCAAACCACCAGCAGCTGCTGCAGGGATCGGATTGGCGGACCACGGCGAACAAGCGCCTGGTCTACGATTTCTGGCGCATCGTGTTCGAAGCCGGGCATACCGAGTACGCGCCGATGTACATGGCCAAGGACTACATCCAGCACAATCCGACCGTCGCCAACGGCCGCGATGCGTTCCTGCAGTTCCTGACCGCGTTCGTCAAACCGCAGCCGATCCAGCCGCGCGTGCAGCTGCCGCTGGTGGCGATCCTCGCCGAGGGCGACTACGTGACCTTGGTGTCCGTGCGCACGCTGCCCGATCCGAAGGATGCGACCAAGACCTATACGACGACCTGGTTCGACATGTTCCGCATCCAGAACGGCAAGATCCAGGAGCATTGGGATCCGGCGACCAAGTGA